The sequence AAAGAAGTATAATAAGATGTAATCGTTTCATAATTGAATTTTTCTAGTTGTTTATCGTCTAAATGAAAAAAAGTTACAGTAATTTCTTTGTCAAAAGAAACTTCTTTCTTTAAAAGTGAAATAGTTTCGTGAATTAAATTTGAATCAATATTTTCAAATTTAATTTTATCACCTTTTCTATAAAAAAAATCCTTAATTACGGTATCTTTAACTACATCATACCATAATTTACTTTTCTTAATAGACATCGATTCTAGTTCTTGTTTATTCAAATTAATAAACTTTTTAAATGTATCATATCGATATAAATGCCCCCAAGAAAACAACGGTAATGCAACATCTAAATGAACTGGATACTTATCAACTACACTTAAATAGGACTTTAATTCATTCGTATCTAAAATTGAATTCTTATTCTTATCATCAAAAGGTTGAATTAGATTATAACACATCAAGGTAACTTTTTTAACTGGAGGAATCCCCATTTTAGTTCTATATTTATAAGGGTATAAGCGCAAAGTGCAACTTATTGGCAACTTAGATTTGTTACCAAAAGATTCTAAAAAATAAAAATAGTTTTCTTTCGATTTTAAAGTCCAATCACAATCAATTTGAATTTCAGTCAAATTTGGGTAACCTTCAAAACGTTCCTCAAAATATTTTTTCACTAAATGGTTAACATTGTTTACTAATGTATCAATTTGCACTTTTGAACCATTAATAAAAACTTCATTCTTAATGAAAACTGTAGGAATGACAATTAATTCTTGCTTATTTGAATCATCATACCAAGAATATTTATTAAATTTTGTCTTTGAGAATGGGATTATCCCAAGTGTTTCATCATATTTTACTTCAAAAAATTTTAAATAAACTTTTTTTACCTTTAATGTATCCAAGACTTGTTTCTCATTTTCATTGAATGCACTATTCTCACTCTTCCAATAATAGAATGCCTTTTCAACTTTCTCAATATTAGAAGTACATGATAAAAAAACCAACAAAATAAAACTTATATAAAATATTTTCTTCATTTATAAATTATAATATATATTGTAACCTAAATTCACACTAAAATTACATTTAATATCACTATTTGTAACAACAAAATTTACTTTTTACTAAAAAAACATAAAAATTTATAAAAGTGCTTAGATCTTTAAATAGTAAACATAAAATGCATAAAACATAAATGAATATAATTCAAGAAAAAATAAACTTAGCAAAGAAAAATAAAGTACAACTTTTAAATTTATCCAACTTGGGTTTAGAAAAAATTCCTGAGGAAATATTTGAACTCGATTTTATTACAAATCTCAATCTAAGAGATAATATAATTGAAGAGATTCCTTATAAAATTGAAAAATTAAAACATTTAAAAGTACTTTATCTTGATAATAACCAAATAAAAACTATTTCTTCAAATATTTGTAATTTAAAAGAGTTAATTATTCTCAATCTATCAAATAATAAATTAAAAACATTACCAGATGAAATTTATAAGTTAGAAAAACTAACAAGATTATTCGTTTCAAAAAATGTATTAGAAAAAATACCTAATTCCCTTTCTAAGTTAAATAACTTAGAAGTATTAGACTTGAAAAAAAATGCTCTTAAAGAAATTCCTATTGAATTAGGTAGTTTAAAAAAACTCACTCATCTGGATTTATCTTATAATTCATTAAATAATTTTATAATTAATTGTAATACAAAAAACAACTTGAAGAAGCTATATTTACAATCTAATCATGTAAATGATATTACAGAAAGAATAGGTCAATTAAAGAAATTAAAACTACTACATTTAGGTAATAATGAATTAATAAAAGTTCCAAATAGTTTTAATAAACTGAGCCAATTAAAATTTTTAAATTTATCCGAAAATAAAATTACCATTTTGAATCTTGATATAAATAAAATGGAAAAGCTTAATGAATTTAAAATTTACCTAAACGATAATATTGAAATTAAAGATCATTTTATTGTACAACTTATACAACGTGAAACCAAATTCAATTCACATTTTAAACTTATAATAGATAAAAAACAGTCTATAAGATTAAAACACTTTGAAAAACATTTCACTTCTGGACAAATTGGAGTAATTGACTTTGATAATAAAATAATCCCGGAGGGACATTATAAGCAAATTGACAATGATGTAATCAATAAGTATCAGTTGGTAGATCCATTTAGAGAAAAATTAAGGCAAAAAATGATAAATAATTCAGAGAAGGCTGAATTAAAAATAAGTCTCTATACAAAAATCAAAAAATCTATTCAAAAACTGTTTTAATTCTAAAAAAAAGATACAATAAAAAACCCTAATCAGTATGATTAGGGTTTTTAAAAGAAAGGCGGCGACATACTCTCCCACAGGATTGCAGTACCATCTGCGCAGGTGGGCTTAACTTCTCTGTTCGGAATGGGAAGAGGTGAGCCCCACCGCAATAACCACCTTAAATGATCTAATTGCTTTGGGCAATTAATTGCAATAAACATTTGTTTTTCAAAATGAATATGTGCAATAATATCTTAACATATTGAGACAAGAAAATATATTTATTATTCTATAGAAAGTGCATCCCTGCTCCTTGCGGAGCAGGAAATTCGTACATAAGCTTACGGGTTATTAGTACTACTTGACTATGACATTACTGCCTTTACATCTATAGCCTATCAACGTGGTCATCTTCCACGACCCTTAAAAGAAATCTCATCTTATGGTGGGTTTCGCGCTTATATGCTTTCAGCGCTTATCCCTTCCAAACGTAGCTACTCTGCAGTGCTCCTGGCGGAACAACAGATACACCAGAGGTTTGTCCAATTCGGTCCTCTCGTACTAGAATCAGATCCATTCAAATTTCTAACGCCCACAGTAGATAGAGACCGAACTGTCTCACGACGTTCTGAACCCAGCTCGCGTGCCACTTTAATGGGCGAACAGCCCAACCCTTGGGACCTTCTCCAGCCCCAGGATGTGACGAGCCGACATCGAGGTGCCAAACCCCCCCGTCGATATGAGCTCTTGGGGGAGATCAGCCTGTTATCCCCGGCGTACCTTTTATCCTTTGAGCGATGGCCCTTCCATGCGGAACCACCGGATCACTATGCTCTACTTTCGTACCTGATCGACCTGTATGTCTCTCAGTCAAGCTCCCTTATACCATTGCACTCTACGCACGGTTACCAAGCGTGCTGAGGGAACCTTTAGAAGCCTCCGTTACTCTTTTGGAGGCGACCACCCCAGTCAAACTACCCACCAAACAATGTCCCCCACTTAAGCGGGGTTAGGCCTCAGACAAGCAAAGGGTGGTATTTCAACAATGACTCCACAACGCCTAGCGACGCCACTTCAAAGTCTCCCACCTATCCTACACATCACGTGTCCAAGGTCAATATTAAGCTATAGTAAAGGTGCACAGGGTCTTTTCGTCCCACTGCGGGTAAGCGGCATCTTCACCGCTACTACAATTTCACCGAGCTCATGGCTGAGACAGTGTCCAGATCGTTACACCATTCGTGCAGGTCGGAACTTACCCGACAAGGAATTTCGCTACCTTAGGACCGTTATAGTTACGGCCGCCGTTTACTGGGGCTTCAATTCAATGCTTCTCCGAAGATAACATCTCCTCTTAACCTTCCAGCACCGGGCAGGTGTCAGGCCCTATACTTCATCTTACGATTTTGCAGAGCCCTGTGTTTTTGATAAACAGTCGCCTGGACCTTTTCACTGCGGCCAGCATTGCTGCTGGCGACCTTTCTCCCGAAGTTACAGGTCTATTTTGCCTAATTCCTTAGCCATGAATCTCTCGAGCACCTTAGGATTCTCTCCTCAACTACCTGTGTCGGTTTACGGTACGGGTACTTATAATCTAAGTTTAGAAACTTTTCTTGGAAGCCCTTAGGCACACTATCCCTTTGTCCGAAGACTCCGAGTACTATCGTATTTCGCCATTCTCTACGGATTTGCCTATAGAGAATATAGCTAGGTACTTCAACGAACTATTCCGTCAGTTCGTGGTGCTTTCATCACTCCGTCATTCCATCACAATTATAAGTAGTACGGGAATATTAACCCGTTATCCATCGACTGTTCCTTTCGGATTCGCCTTAGGACCCGACTAACCCACAGCTGATTAGCATAGCTGTGGAAACCTTAGTTTTTCGGTGTGCGGGTTTCTCGCCCGCATTATCGTTACTTATGCCTACATTTTCTTTTCTAAACAGTCCAGCAATACTCACATATCACCTTCGACCCAGTTTAGAATGCTCCCCTACCACTTGTAATATTTTACAAATCCATAGCTTCGGTAGTATACTTATGCCCGATTATTATCCATGCTCGTCCGCTCGACTAGTGAGCTGTTACGCACTCTTTAAATGAATGGCTGCTTCCAAGCCAACATCCTAGCTGTCTATGCAGACAAACCGCGTTATTTCAACTTAGCATACATTTGGGGACCTTAGCTGATGGTCTGGGTTCTTTCCCTCTCGGACATGGACCTTAGCACCCATGCCCTCACTGATGAAAATCATTATATAGCATTCGGAGTTTGTCAGGAATTGGTAGGTGGTGAAACCCCCGCATCCAATCAGTAGCTCTACCTCTATATAACTATTTCAGCGCTGCACCTAAATGCATTTCGGGGAGTACGAGCTATTTCCGAGTTTGATTGGCCTTTCACCCCTACCCACAGGTCATCCCAAGACTTTTCAACGTCAACGGGTTCGGACCTCCACTTTGGGTTAACAAAGCTTCATCCTGCCCATGGGTAGATCACACGGTTTCGCGTCTACCATTACTGACTAAAGCGCCCTATTCAGACTCGCTTTCGCTACGGATCCGTGGCTTAACCACTTATCCTTGCCAGCAACGGTAACTCGTAGGCTCATTATGCAAAAGGCACGCCGTCACCCCACGAAAGGGCTCCGACCGCTTGTAAGCGTATGGTTTCAGGATCTATTTCACTCCGTTATTCACGGTTCTTTTCACCTTTCCCTCACGGTACTGGTTCACTATCGGTCTCTCAGGAGTATTTAGCCTTACCGGATGGTCCCGGCAGATTCACACAGGGTTTCACGTGCCCCGCGCTACTCAGGATACTGCTATCTATATCTTCTCTTACCTATACAGGACTATCACCTTCTTTGGTTAACCTTTCCAGGTTATTCTAATTCAATCCGCATAGAATATCGCAGTCCTACAACCCCAGTATTGCCGTAACAACACTGGTTTGGGCTAATCCGCGTTCGCTCGCCACTACTTACGGAATCACTTTTGTTTTCTTCTCCTCCGCCTACTTAGATGTTTCAGTTCAGCGGGTTTACTCTCCCGTAGGAGTACTATGTCTTCAACATAGTGGGTTGCCCCATTCGGATATCTACGGATCAATTCGTGTGTGCCAATCCCCGTAGCTTTTCGCAGCTTATCACGTCCTTCATCGCCTCTGAGAGCCTAGGCATTCCCCATACGCCCTTATTTTGCTTATTGTACTTTTATTTAAATGTTATACGAATATAACACCCAAAATTTGTGCTTTCTATTATATTTTTATATTTTTCTTTTCTCAATATGTCAATGAACTTGTGGCTTTTTAAGCCGTGGTGGAGAATATCGGAGTCGAACCGATGACCTCCTGCGTGCAAGGCAGGCGCTCTAGCCAGCTGAGCTAATCCCCCATTTTTAGCGCTAAGTTAACAGTTCTTCAGTTAACAGTACTTAAAACGGCTTCACTCAACCTCTAAAATTTCCTTTTAATAAAACTTTCCCAAAATAGTAGTCCCGGGCAGACTCGAACTGCCGACCCCTACATTATCAGTGTAGTACTCTAACCAGCTGAGCTACGAGACTCTGTTTCTTTAAGTTTTATTATATTATTTGAACTAACAGCGAGAATAAAAACAAATCTACAAATTCTAAAATCTTTCTCTAGAAAGGAGGTGTTCCAGCCGCACCTTCCGGTACGGCTACCTTGTTACGACTTAGCCCTAGTTACCAGTTTTACCCTAGGCAGCTCCTTGCGGTCACCGACTTCAGGTACCCCCAGCTTCCATGGCTTGACGGGCGGTGTGTACAAGGCCCGGGAACGTATTCACCGGATCATGGCTGATATCCGATTACTAGCGATTCCAGCTTCACGGAGTCGAGTTGCAGACTCCGATCCGAACTGAGACCGGTTTTGAAGATTCGCATCTAGTCGCCTAGTAGCTGCTCTCTGTACCGGCCATTGTAGCACGTGTGTGGCCCAGGACGTAAGGGCCGTGATGATTTGACGTCATCCCCACCTTCCTCGCGGTTTGCACCGGCAGTCTCGTTAGAGTTCCCGACATCACTCGCTGGCAACTAACGACAGGGGTTGCGCTCGTTATAGGACTTAACCTGACACCTCACGGCACGAGCTGACGACAACCATGCAGCACCTTGAAAGACGTCCGAAGAAAAAACTGTTTCCAGTCCTGTCGTCTCCCATTTAAGCCCTGGTAAGGTTCCTCGCGTATCATCGAATTAAACCACATGCTCCACCGCTTGTGCGGGCCCCCGTCAATTCCTTTGAGTTTCACACTTGCGTGCGTACTCCCCAGGTGGGATACTTATCACTTTCGCTTAGCCACTCAGTCCGAAAACCGAACAGCTAGTATCCATCGTTTACGGCGTGGACTACCAGGGTATCTAATCCTGTTCGCTACCCACGCTTTCGTCCATCAGCGTCAATCCATTAGTAGTAACCTGCCTTCGCAATTGGTATTCCATGTAATATCTAAGCATTTCACCGCTACACTACATATTCTAGTTACTTCCTAAAAATTCAAGCCCTACAGTATCAATGGCAG is a genomic window of Flavobacterium jumunjinense containing:
- a CDS encoding leucine-rich repeat domain-containing protein — encoded protein: MNIIQEKINLAKKNKVQLLNLSNLGLEKIPEEIFELDFITNLNLRDNIIEEIPYKIEKLKHLKVLYLDNNQIKTISSNICNLKELIILNLSNNKLKTLPDEIYKLEKLTRLFVSKNVLEKIPNSLSKLNNLEVLDLKKNALKEIPIELGSLKKLTHLDLSYNSLNNFIINCNTKNNLKKLYLQSNHVNDITERIGQLKKLKLLHLGNNELIKVPNSFNKLSQLKFLNLSENKITILNLDINKMEKLNEFKIYLNDNIEIKDHFIVQLIQRETKFNSHFKLIIDKKQSIRLKHFEKHFTSGQIGVIDFDNKIIPEGHYKQIDNDVINKYQLVDPFREKLRQKMINNSEKAELKISLYTKIKKSIQKLF